Part of the Sphingobium sp. TKS genome is shown below.
ACAGGTCGCGGGTGAGGCTGTCGGAAATCGGCTTGCCCGGTTCCTCGTCCTCTTCCTCGATCTCCTGCACGTCCTCGTCGCCGCCCTCGGCCTGCTCGTCCTCCACCGCCTCGCGGTCGATGGCTTCACCTTCGCCCCCATCCTCCGGCTGCGGGTCGGCCAGCGCCTCGTCTTCGGCTCGGACGAAACCGCGCTCGATCCTGACCGTGCCGTCATGGTGAAGGACGACGAACGCGCCGCCATGCGCGATCACGCTTGCGTCGTAGGCCGAACGCTTAGCCGAAATGGCGTCGATCTCGTCGGAAACCACCTCCAGCTTCGCCGCCACGTCCTCGGGCATCTCGTCATAGGACGAATAGCCTTCGGCCAGCGTGTCATGCTCGGTGGACAGCGCATCCAGCCGCGCCTCGTCCTCGTCAGACAGGGGAACCGTCTGCGGATAGAAGCGCCGCATCCCGTGGGCGTGGGGATAGTCGATATGCGCCTCGGTCCATTTCCAGCCCTCGTCCTGCACGGTCCCGGCGATCTCGCGCAGCTTCTCGGCGGCGAGCATGTCAAGCAAGCTCGCATCCTCGAAGAACCCGCCCCGGTCCTCGCTGAACAGGTCGCGGATGATGTTGCCGCCCGCCTCGATATAGGCATCGGCTCCGACGAATACCGCGCGCCGGTCGGCGGCGGGCACGTTGGCAGCGGTCATGTCGCGACGGATGATCCACGGCTCGCGATTGTGGTGCAGGTTCTCGAACACCTGCTCCTGACGGGCATGGTCCTCGTTGATCGCAAAGGCCATAAGCTGGTCCAGCGTAAGGCCGTCCTCGCGATAGACCTGCAAAAGCTTGGGCGAGACAGCGCCAAGGCGAAGCCGCTGCTTCACCACGCCAGCCGACACGCCGAACCGCGCGCCGATCTCTTCCGCGCCCCATCCCTTCTCGTTGGAAAGCTCCACGAACCGCTCGAACTGGTCGGCGGGGTGCATCGGCGTCCGGGTGACGTTTTCGTCAAGGCTCACCTCGGAAGGATCGTTGGCCGTGTCCAGCCAGCAGCGCACAGGTTCGGATTTCTTGCACTGCTTGCGCTTGGCGCGCAGCAGCATCGCCAGCCTGCGGCCCTCGCCTGCGGTGACGAGGTAATAGCCGGTCGGCGTCCCGTCCTCCTTGGTCTCCGGCTCGATCACAAGGTTCTGGATCAGCCCCTTGTGCTGGATCGACGCGGCCAGCGCCTCGATAGCAGCCTCCCCATGCGGCACCTTGCGGGCATTGCGCGGGGACTTCTTGAGCTTGGCGAGCGGTACGAAAATCTCGACGCCCGACACAGGCTCGGTGGCAACGGTTTCGATAACGGCGTTCATCTTCCTTACTCCTTCAAAACCACACACACCCCGGAATGGGGTGGGCGGCGAAAGAGCGACCGGCAGGCCCGCCGGCGGAGCCGGGCAGCATCCGTGAGGACCGGAACGCAGAGAAGGTAAGCGCGGCACGCGCGTTGCGGCCCGGCGCGGCGGGCCTAGAGGGAAGCGACGCCCACCCCATCTCGGGGAGTGCAACGACCGTCAACGCGATCGGGCCGGCGCAGCCTTGGCCCGATCTCCGCAGACCGGAAAGACGACAATCCGCGCGGCGGATTGCCCGAACGGCGCAGCGGCGCCACCCCGCCATGCGGATCGTCACCCGACAGGGAGTGCGCCGTT
Proteins encoded:
- a CDS encoding ParB/RepB/Spo0J family partition protein, with the translated sequence MNAVIETVATEPVSGVEIFVPLAKLKKSPRNARKVPHGEAAIEALAASIQHKGLIQNLVIEPETKEDGTPTGYYLVTAGEGRRLAMLLRAKRKQCKKSEPVRCWLDTANDPSEVSLDENVTRTPMHPADQFERFVELSNEKGWGAEEIGARFGVSAGVVKQRLRLGAVSPKLLQVYREDGLTLDQLMAFAINEDHARQEQVFENLHHNREPWIIRRDMTAANVPAADRRAVFVGADAYIEAGGNIIRDLFSEDRGGFFEDASLLDMLAAEKLREIAGTVQDEGWKWTEAHIDYPHAHGMRRFYPQTVPLSDEDEARLDALSTEHDTLAEGYSSYDEMPEDVAAKLEVVSDEIDAISAKRSAYDASVIAHGGAFVVLHHDGTVRIERGFVRAEDEALADPQPEDGGEGEAIDREAVEDEQAEGGDEDVQEIEEEDEEPGKPISDSLTRDLSAHRTLALRVALAEQPDMALIALTHTLTAQLFYSYAEAGCLEVRPTVTPLGSHADGIEDTPLAARASEQHEAWAERMPRDVADLWGFIVGLDEAKRTLLLAHCAARTVNALRLPWDRKPRSLQTADRLAGALALDMAKDWTPTVDSYLGRVTKAHIVEAVTEGVSEDAARRIADMKKPDMAQAAEQLLAGTGWLPAVLRTPEPGGAVPAPVEPEDTDSVEQPPEAEDSEASYAVAAE